CATGGACAGGGACTTCAGAGACCGGAAATCCTTTTTTTCCAGAACAAACATGAAAACACTGATTAAACTGAAAGCCTATCAGTCAGTGAAGGTCCAGTCAAAACAGTACTTTTCCAATAAAAAAATGCAGGAAGCTTTTTCCCTTCAAACACTGTATATCGGAGGGTCCCCTGAGGAGACACCGGCCATTTACTCTCTTGTTCCTTTCAGTGAACACTATCACGGTATCTGGTATGTAAAGGGAGGATATGCGTCCCTTGTTAATGTAATTACGAAAGAACTTATAAAGCGGGGAGTTAAGGTCGAAACAAATGCTCTTGTGTCAGAAATAGAAACTACTCAGAAACAGGCTTCAGCCGTGAAGGTGAACGGAAAACGTGAAGCGTTTGATTCTTTTATTATCAACGGTGATTTTCCGGTGGCAAGGACTCTCGTAAAAGAAAAGAAACGCCGTTCATTTGCTCCTTCTTCCGGATGTCTGCTTCTTTATTTCGGACTGAAAGGAGAGCTGCGTACCGACCATGTTCACCAGTTTTTTATGGGGAAAGAACTTGATCAAAATATGAAAGAGATATTTGAGAGACGTACTCTTCCGGAAGACCCTTCTTTTTACGTTTTCTCTCCCTCAAAAATTGATCCCACTCTTGCACCGGATGGTCACAGCAGTGCTTACGTTCTTGTGCCTGTTCCAAGCGGAGATCATATTACGCAAAAAGATTACGAGGATTACGCTGATAAAATTACAGGGTTAATAGAAAGCCGCATGGATCCCGAATTAAAAGAGAAGGTGGTGTGGAAAGAAATAAGAACGCCTAACGACGCCATGCAGGAAGGGCTGTTTGATGGAGGGTCTTTCGGTCTTGCTCCGTCTCTTTTTCAATCTGGTGTATTCAGGCCCCAGCTTCAGCCGTTTTCATATGAAAACGTGTATGCCGTAGGAGCTTCTATTCACCCGGGAGGAGGCGTTCCGATTGTCATGCAGGGAGCAAAGCTGCTTGCAGAAGCGATACGCGAAAAAGAAAGCAGAGCCAGCACACTCGCATAAAAGGCGTATGAAGAAATTCTTTAATTTTTTCGTGCTACTATTAAATGAAAATAGGAAACTGACAAAGAATGGAGGAGGATTATGCTCTCAGTAAATGAAGCTTACGGACAGTGCCATACTGTGATTAAGTATCATTCGAAAACCTTCGCTAAGGCGTTTGGTCATCTGCCGTTAAAAAAGAGGAATGCTGTATGGGCTGTTTATGCTTTTTGCAGAACAGCAGATGATATTGTTGATGAAGGTACCCGCCCTGCCCAGGAACTAACAGTATTTAAAGATCAGCTGCACTCGTTTGCTGAGGGAAAACTTCCGGAAGATAATTACTTGTGGATCGCTCTTAGTCATACGTTTACCACCTTTGACATGGATCTTCAGCCCTTTTACGACATGATTGAAGGGCAGCATATGGATCTTGTGAAAAAGACTTACCACAGCCTTGATGAGGTCAAACACTATTCTTATCACGTTGCGAGTACAGTAGGGCTGATGCTTCTTCCGATCCTTGCACCTGAGAAGAAAGACCGTTTAAGAGAAGGGGCGATATCACTTGGTATTGCGATGCAGCTTACGAATATTCTCCGGGATATCGGTGAGGACCTTGAGAGAGGGCGAATCTACCTGCCTGAACAGGTAATGTCCGATAATGGTTATGATACGAACATGCTCCAACGGGGTGAGGTAAACCAGGCATTTATTGATACATGGGAAGCTGTGGCATTTGAGGCTGAGCACTTTTATAAAAAAGGACTTGCGTCGTTAAAGGACTACCCCCTTGATTCCCGCCTGCCCGTAAAGGCAGCGGCTCTTTTTTACAGGGAGATACTCACTTCGGTACGCAACAATAAGTATGAAGTTTTTCACGAAAAAGCATTTGTCTCCCAGGAAGAAAAAGAGAAGATTCTTGACACCATGGTTAAGGGATAATAAATAAGTAGATTTCCGCCACGGCACTGGCAGAGGAAGAAGGAGCATAGTGAGGAGGCTCTCGAACTTGCAATGAGCACAAATCAACATAAACCATTAACAGATCAAATTTTCAAAAAGGAAATGATCATAATTAAAAGGGTGTCACCAAAATCACTTTTGGGACACCTTCTTTATTATTTACCCAGCTCTCTTATAAGTGAGTCAGCAGCGTTCATTCCACTCAGTATAACCATAGGAGATCCTCCTCCTGGGTGCGTGCTTCCCCCTGCAAAGAACAGGTTGGACAGATCGGCACTCTGGTTATACGGACGCAGGAAGGTATCTGATCTGCGGTTGGACGCTATACCGTAAAGTGAACCCCGGAACGCATAAAAACGGTTAGCAATGTCTTCTGGTGTGACTGTTTTTTTCGACTCTAAAAAAGGCCGGATGTCAATTCCATGTTCCCTCAAACGGTCAAAAATCAATGTCTCATACTCTTTTGTATCAACAGTCATGAGTCCTTTTTTTGTGAGAGGTGGTGCATTTACAAGAATGAACAGGTTGTCCCCGTCAGGAGATCGCAGGGGGTCTGTTTTTGAAGAAGTGCAGATGTAAATAGTCGGATCCTTCGCAAATGACTGGTGTGTAAAGATGGATTCGAATTCGCCTTTGTAATCATCATTGAAGAAAACGTGATGATGGTGGAGGTCGAATCGCTTTCTGACTGCGACCATCATGACAAAGGCGGAAACAGATGGTGAGAATCGTTCCATTTTTTTATTTGAAAGGCCCGGCCTTACCCGTTCATCCAGAAGAGAGGGAACCTGGGTAAGTAAATCCCCGTTCATAACAGCCCCGTCTGCTTTATAGAAGTGATCTTCTTTCGTCACAACACCGGTAACACGGTGACTGCTCGTTTCAATTCTCTCAATTTCAGTTCCTGTCAGGATCGTTACCCCAAGCTTCCTGGCTGCTTTTGTGAGTCCTTTTGCGATCTCCACATTGCCCCCTTTTGTATAATAGACCCCATCATTCAATTCAAGGTGGCCGATCAGAGCAAAGGTAGCAGGAGAACGATAAGGAGAAGAACCAATATAAGTGGCATACCGGTTGAAGGCCTGAATAATTCTGCCATCTGAAAAAAACTGACGATGAAAGGCATCAAGGCTTCTGAGTGGCTTAACGCTCATCAGGGCCTTTGCAAGAGGGAGGGACATATAGTCTTTCCAGGATGAAAAAGTCCTTTTCAGAAAATGAGTGTCAGCCAGTTCATACAGGTGTGACACTTCTTTTAAATAGGAACGATATCCTTTGGCGCTTTTTGGATCAAGACCCGCGAGTTCTTCTTCCATTCGTTCAGGGTCTGATGAAAAGCAGAATGATGATCCATCGGGAAAAGCATTTTTAGTGTGGGTAGTAAGGCGCTCAAAGGTAAAGTAATCGTCAGGGCTTTCTCCTGCTTCTTGCAGCACGTTTTGAAAAACATGAGGCATGGTAATCGTGTTGGGACCGAAGTCAAAAGTATAGGTACCGAGACGCACATCGTGAAGTTTCCCGCCTGTGTGGTCGTTTTTCTCAAAAAGCAGTACCTGGTGCCCCCTGCTCTGCAGACGGATTGATGCTGCAAGCCCTCCTAGGCCTCCCCCGATAACGGCAATTGTTTTCTTCTTACTCATTTATAAACCCTTCCTTTCCAGCTGAACCCTTTTTTAAACAGCCCAAGATAGGCAGAATACCAGAGCAGGATTACGGTCACAAAAGCAGATGCGGGCATTAGAAGGGCAATCCATTTTTTTTGGCCGGTTGCAAAATCCACAACGGCTTTTTGCAGAACTCCAAGGAGGAAGGGAATAAAATATACGGCAGGAAGTGTGCCTGTAATCCCAAGGACTGCCCAATACAATGGAACGATATAAACAGCGGTATAGAGAATTGTCAGTAAAAGCACGAGTAAGAGGGAACGTCCCAGACCGGGAAACATATTTTTAGAGAAGCCTTCCCATACTTCTTGGTCTGAATTATACATATCGCAGGTCACGTGAGAAGTAATATTTGCAAGTTTCACCCGGTATCCCGACTTCTTCAGCTCCCGGGAGATATGAACGTCCTCCACAAGGGAATCCTTGACGGAACGGTGGCCTCCGATGTGGTCATAAGACTCTCGCCTGAACATCATAAATGCCCCGTGAGCAGCTGTAGCAGGAGGGTATACAGTGAGGTTTGCAAGAAGAACAGGCAGATGAAAGTGTACAACAAAATGCTGCATGGGTACTAGTAAATGACCGAGGATTCCTTTCACCGGGCAGCGGGGAAATCCAGTAATAAGCCCTGTTCCTGGTTCAAAAGACATGACCATAGATTCAATGGTCCCGGGAGCAAGCGTTACATCAGCGTCCATAAATAAAGCATATTCAGAATTACCGTGTCTCGAAAGCTGATAACAGGCATGGACCTTACCTACCCACCCATCAGGGAGATGCCCTCCATTAAGGAGATGAAAGCGGGTGTCTCCTGATGTGAGTTCTTCAATAAGAGTGCCGGTTTTATCAGTAGACCCATCATCAAGAAGGTAAATCGTTAATTCAGGGTACGATAGCTTCTTCAGGTTGCTGATGAGGACTGGTACGTTTCTTTCTTCGTTTCTGAGCGGAACATAAATATTCACTGAAGGCCAGGGAGTACTTTGTTTCGCAGAACCGGGTTGGATGCTTTTTATCTTTGGAAGGGAGAGGGTATTAAGCAATGTGAAAGCCAGACTCAATACCAGTATCGTTATGACAAACGTAAGCATTAGTTTTCTTCCCTTCCCGTTAAACACACAGCTTTTTTCTTGAAACGGTGGTACCACTTCTCTCCGATGGTGATGCTTCCATCCACAAATACGTCGAAGTGCTCCGTTTTCCCGTTCACTACCTGTCTCTTTACTGCGTCGAGCTGTATGGTCATTGCTTCCTCGAGCTGACGTGTGGCTGCCTGGCGGTTTTTGTCATCTCCGATTGATACTGACTTTCCGATATGGATAAAAAACTCAGGATGCTGCTCGTGGAAAAGGGTGTGGTAAAACGTAATAGGAACCACTTCGCAGTTTCGTGCTTTCTGAATTAAGTAACTCGTCCCGTGCTGAAAGGTAAAGGGACGTTCATCTACGTGGCGTTCTTCCCCCTGAGGGAAAACGAACAGGGCTTTTCCTTCATCCAGAAGTGAAGATGCACGTGTAAGAGATCGGAGTACGGAAGTATAAGATGATGAATTGACAGGAAAAGCCCCCAGTTTCATGAAGAACGGAAACTTCTTAAGCCCATCTTCACTCATAAGAGCATAGCCGTCCTGTTTTAACAGGTACCTGTTCAGCTGGAATAACACAAGACTGTCCCACCATGAGCTGTGGTTAATATAAAAGAGAACCCCCCTTTTATGAGAGGAGGGCACCCAGTCATTTTTTACTTTTATGGTGTGAAAGTGCTTTGACAGAAGTCTTTTATTGTATAAAGAAAAGAGCGCTTCAAATAATGGTTTTTTCTTCACGTGGAATGCCTCCGTTCCGGCTTTTGCGAAGGGAAAAATCGATTGAATAAATAACGAGCAAACACACCGATGAAACGGCTGAAGCAAGGAAAAGTCCGTTCACAAGAGCTACGATTATGAACATGAGCGTCATGAGAAGATACAGCCAGCGCATGTTCCGGGACCAGTCGGACCGGGCTGTTGTCCGCCAGACTCCATTCTTGCGTCCTAAAAGGAAAATAACAGTATGGAGAACAAAAGACAGTACAAACCATCCCAGGTAATTAGAAAAAGGAATCCCGTAATAGAAACCGTCATCAAGCCAGACCCAGTATTCTTTTACATCGTAAGCAACAGGGTCAATAATCAAATCTATACCTACTGCAATAAGGGATGCGTACAAAGTATAGACAGCAAAGGCGAATCTGCCTGCAACTTCCCCCAGAGGCTTTGCAAGGACGTGGGAAGTACCTATGACCATCAGCCAGGCAAAGCCGATCGTAACAGGAACCCCGATTAATTTCGGACCGAAGTCTGTTTTATAAACGTAGTCACCAAAGAACAGTCCTGTCGCTACTCCAAACGACTCCATAATCATGGACAGTGAGAAAACGACGCCGATAAAAATGAGTCCCAGGACCTTGTTATATGTACGGTAAAAAAACACCGCTGCCAAAAGACCGCTCGTAATTAAAAATACGACATTTGCCCATTCTAACCATGGAGGGACCAAGTCAAAACTCAGTAAAAATACGCCACAAATGTACCAGATAATAAAAAAGCGGAATAAATACGTGTCAAAGCGCATCGTGCAACCCCCTTTTAAAAGCTCGGCTTGTATACGTTCAGGAGAAACCCATAAACGCTAACAGAGAGCCTGTAAGAAAAAGTATATCGGAAAAGGAAAAAGGTGTACAACAATTTGATAGTTTTTGTATAACGAAAATCCTGTCATTGTTTATAAAATGACGAGACTTGCAGTAGCGGGGCTCAGGTTGTACCAGCACGAGGAGGTTTGCGGCACTGCGTCAGTTAAGGAAGGCAAGCAGATATCTTAAGCAGGAAAATGCACAAAGAAAAAAATACAAAAAACGTATCAATCAGCGTCTGCCTTGATGTATATACAGGGTTTCAGTTACGATGATACAGGTATACATTGAAGATAAAGGAGATCATAATGAATAAAATTCGATTAATAGCTACAGATATGGACGGAACATTATTAAACAGTGAACGAAAAATTCCGCAGGCAAACATTGAGGCCATCCGCTATGCCGAATCACAAGGAGTGACAGTAGCCGTAGCTACGGGAAGGGACTTCACAGAAGCGGTGGAACCATTAAAAGAAGCAGGGCTCCGCCTGCCCCTCATTTGCGTAAATGGTGCGGAAATGAGAAACACAAACGGGGATATCTTATCACAGGTTCCTCTCGGCTATAAGCTTTATAACAAGATGGCTCCTATACTGAAGGAAGAGGATGTCTATTACGAAGTTTATACAACTAAAGGGTCATTTACAGCAGATCCGCAAAAAGGACTCGACATTGTTGTGAATATCATGATGAGTACAGGAGAATTCTCATCCTACGATGAAGTGATGCGGGTTGCCGAAGAGCGCTTTCAGGAAGGAGCAGTCAATGTCGTCAGAAATTACGAAGAAATTCTGACTGATGACGTGAAACTGTATAAACTTCTGGCTTTTTCAGAGAACAATGAGAACCGGTTAAGAGCAAAGGAACGGCTTTTGAATCTAGGGGACATTACTGTAAGTGCTTCTGCATCTGAAAACCTTGAGATTACCCACAGAAATGCAACCAAGGGGTTTGCTCTTAAAAACCTTGCCGAACGGCTTGAGGTTTCAATGGAGAACACGATGGCTATCGGTGATAATCTTAACGATCTCTCCATGCTCGAAATGGCAGGTACTGCTGTGGCTATGGAAAACGGAGAAGAGGAAGTAAAGGAGATAAGCCATTTCGTGACGTTACAAAATACAGAGAACGGTGTGGCAGAGGCTATTTACCGGGTGCTCGGAAAATAAACGTTCTATATAAAACCCCCGGAGGCTCAAATGAGCATCCGGGGGTTTTGAGTCAGGCAGCTTCTGCTTTGGAAACGCTTTTTGCGTTCTTTACCACCCGCAAGTCTTTCAGGTGATAGGAACCGAGAAAAGCACCGACAAGGACATAACCGAGAGCAAAGTCAACAGCCGCCCCAATCCCGATCTCAGGGGCATGCATAAGACCGAAGAAGCTGAGCACTGCAGCAGCGAAGGAAAATAAAGCCGCCCCTTTGAATCGGTGGTCGATGATACATACGGTTATGGACCCGAGTAAAATACCGGTAAACATAGCTCCTTCACCCAGTGGAACAATTCCTGGGGACAACTCATTTAAAACAGTTCCGGCTTCATTATTAAAACGGGTCATTAAGTAATTAGCAAAGTAGGGAAGCATGGCAATCGCAACAGCAGGATAATACTTCTGTTTGTTTTTCCCAAATGCAGTCGACACCATGGAAATACCTACGAATACAAGAATTGGTGCTACTACAGCGACAGGAATGATAGCAGATAAAGCGGCAATGATACCAAATGAAGCGGCGATAAAGAACACAGCTGCGTTTAGAATACTGTATCCTCTTCCTGCGTTCATCCACTTGGCGCCTACGGTGGCAATATAGACCGTTGTAGGAAACAAGCCGCCAAACAAAGCACCGAGCATTGTACCTGCTCCATCAACAGCCTGACACTCCGCTACATTATAGGAATCTCCTTCAGCCTTCATCGCTTCTACGTTATTCATGGTTTCAATGGCATTATAAATGGTGATAGGAAGTAATACAGCCAGTAGTGCAATCATGCCGCCAAATAAGTAAGCGAATCCTTCAAATACAGCAAGAGACGGAAGAATCGGATAAAAACCGAGATGAGATGCCCCTTCAGCTACAACACCCCATTCAGCGTAGCCTAATGAAAAGGCCAGACCGGTACCGACGACAACAGCAAAAAGTGAGGCGGGAATCTTAAATGGCAGACTTACCTTACCCACAATTCCCAGCAGAATGACCGCAAGAACAAACAGTCCGACTACCGGCATTTCCAACGTGTTAAACAGCATTTCACCGGCAATAAACGTAAGAGCCACACCGGCAAGGGCGCCGAGCATGGCGGCTCTTGGCAGTGTCCGCTGAAGCCATCTGCCGGTAAAGCTGGCGAGAACCTCAATCAGACCGCTGATAAAACAGGCAGCAAGTGCAATTTTCCATGCCAGCTCCGGATCCCCGGTAAAGGCGTTGGCTGGAAGTAAAACGCCAAACAAAAACACAAACATGACAGGTGTACTGATTCCATATGAGAGGGCTGTAACATTCGTCCTGCCTTCTTTCTGTGCCAGGCGGTTGGCCATATAAGCATAATAGAGATTACCGAATATTACGGCTACAGCAGCACCGGGAATCACTTTTCCAAAAACGAGTGAAGCAGGAAAACCCATGCCGAGCATGGTCACAGAGATAATGACGAAGTTAGCCAGGTTATTCTGAAATAAGGCAAAGAAAGCGTCAGTATCTTCTTTTTTGAACCATGGATAATTAACAGTTTGTTGCTTCATGGGACTCAGCCTCCTCATTTTTCACAAAAGTTACTTTATTTTCTGATAAGGAAGCAATACGTGCGAGGGATTCGACGCGCAGTCCCGCACCGGTAAGGAGCGTTCTTCCCGGCTGAAAAGATTTTTCAATTACAATGCCGACTCCGGCAATGGAGGCACCTGCATCCTGAACGATCGAGGCAAGGCCGAGGGCTGCCTGACCGTTTGCAAGGAAATCATCGATAATGAGTACGTTATCGGTTTTCGTCAGTTTGTCTTTTGAGACACTGATTGTCTGGTATTTCTCTTTTGTAAAGGAGTAAACATCAGCAGAATAAAGGTTATCCTGCATGGTGAGTGATTTTTGTTTTCGTGCAAAAACCAGAGGACATTTTAACTCAAGGGCTGTCATCAGAGAAGGGGCGATGCCCGATGATTCTATAGTAAGTATTTTTGTAATGCCTGCTTCTTCAAAGCGGGCAGCAAACTCCCGGCCGATTTCACTCATGAGTTCCGGATCAATCCCGTGGTTTAAAAACGCATCCACCTTAAGTACTCCATCAGACAGGACGACCCCTTGATCTTCGATGACTTGTTTTAACAGTTTCATTATGACTCCTCCTCATTAGTGGGTTATAAAGACAAAGGCTTTGTTAAACTCAGGTGTTGATTTCAGCTCGTTGCACTCCCTTTCTACGAGGTGCCGCGCATTCGCTGCAATCAACATTGTTATTAAATCAACAATGATCTTTAACACAGCAAAGACAAAAAAGCCCGGTGCATGCCTTACTTGTTTGTACAAGTGAAAGGCGCACCGGGCTGGGGCGTTTTAGCTGCTTCAAAATAGACACATAGCTATACGGAATTCCGGGTATAGTAAGGTAGTCCATTATCCAAGCTGACCTTTTCACTCGTAGTCAAACAATTTACGGTTGTTTGGTAGAGACTTGTGAGCCATATTCTCACCGTTATACGAGTATTTTTTTAACGAATGATCTGATTA
This DNA window, taken from Alteribacter keqinensis, encodes the following:
- a CDS encoding phytoene desaturase family protein, which encodes MKTAIIGGGIGGLVTALYLSKDGHDVTIYEKEHQAGGRLAFVERDGFKVDKGPTIVLLPDMIRTILAETGVNPEIVQMERIDPLYPIHFSDGTTFTKWSDTTEQLKEIRSVFPGEEEGFLQYMKDMKERFEKGKPAFMDRDFRDRKSFFSRTNMKTLIKLKAYQSVKVQSKQYFSNKKMQEAFSLQTLYIGGSPEETPAIYSLVPFSEHYHGIWYVKGGYASLVNVITKELIKRGVKVETNALVSEIETTQKQASAVKVNGKREAFDSFIINGDFPVARTLVKEKKRRSFAPSSGCLLLYFGLKGELRTDHVHQFFMGKELDQNMKEIFERRTLPEDPSFYVFSPSKIDPTLAPDGHSSAYVLVPVPSGDHITQKDYEDYADKITGLIESRMDPELKEKVVWKEIRTPNDAMQEGLFDGGSFGLAPSLFQSGVFRPQLQPFSYENVYAVGASIHPGGGVPIVMQGAKLLAEAIREKESRASTLA
- a CDS encoding phytoene/squalene synthase family protein; amino-acid sequence: MLSVNEAYGQCHTVIKYHSKTFAKAFGHLPLKKRNAVWAVYAFCRTADDIVDEGTRPAQELTVFKDQLHSFAEGKLPEDNYLWIALSHTFTTFDMDLQPFYDMIEGQHMDLVKKTYHSLDEVKHYSYHVASTVGLMLLPILAPEKKDRLREGAISLGIAMQLTNILRDIGEDLERGRIYLPEQVMSDNGYDTNMLQRGEVNQAFIDTWEAVAFEAEHFYKKGLASLKDYPLDSRLPVKAAALFYREILTSVRNNKYEVFHEKAFVSQEEKEKILDTMVKG
- a CDS encoding phytoene desaturase family protein — translated: MSKKKTIAVIGGGLGGLAASIRLQSRGHQVLLFEKNDHTGGKLHDVRLGTYTFDFGPNTITMPHVFQNVLQEAGESPDDYFTFERLTTHTKNAFPDGSSFCFSSDPERMEEELAGLDPKSAKGYRSYLKEVSHLYELADTHFLKRTFSSWKDYMSLPLAKALMSVKPLRSLDAFHRQFFSDGRIIQAFNRYATYIGSSPYRSPATFALIGHLELNDGVYYTKGGNVEIAKGLTKAARKLGVTILTGTEIERIETSSHRVTGVVTKEDHFYKADGAVMNGDLLTQVPSLLDERVRPGLSNKKMERFSPSVSAFVMMVAVRKRFDLHHHHVFFNDDYKGEFESIFTHQSFAKDPTIYICTSSKTDPLRSPDGDNLFILVNAPPLTKKGLMTVDTKEYETLIFDRLREHGIDIRPFLESKKTVTPEDIANRFYAFRGSLYGIASNRRSDTFLRPYNQSADLSNLFFAGGSTHPGGGSPMVILSGMNAADSLIRELGK
- a CDS encoding glycosyltransferase, whose protein sequence is MLTFVITILVLSLAFTLLNTLSLPKIKSIQPGSAKQSTPWPSVNIYVPLRNEERNVPVLISNLKKLSYPELTIYLLDDGSTDKTGTLIEELTSGDTRFHLLNGGHLPDGWVGKVHACYQLSRHGNSEYALFMDADVTLAPGTIESMVMSFEPGTGLITGFPRCPVKGILGHLLVPMQHFVVHFHLPVLLANLTVYPPATAAHGAFMMFRRESYDHIGGHRSVKDSLVEDVHISRELKKSGYRVKLANITSHVTCDMYNSDQEVWEGFSKNMFPGLGRSLLLVLLLTILYTAVYIVPLYWAVLGITGTLPAVYFIPFLLGVLQKAVVDFATGQKKWIALLMPASAFVTVILLWYSAYLGLFKKGFSWKGRVYK
- a CDS encoding lysophospholipid acyltransferase family protein, which encodes MKKKPLFEALFSLYNKRLLSKHFHTIKVKNDWVPSSHKRGVLFYINHSSWWDSLVLFQLNRYLLKQDGYALMSEDGLKKFPFFMKLGAFPVNSSSYTSVLRSLTRASSLLDEGKALFVFPQGEERHVDERPFTFQHGTSYLIQKARNCEVVPITFYHTLFHEQHPEFFIHIGKSVSIGDDKNRQAATRQLEEAMTIQLDAVKRQVVNGKTEHFDVFVDGSITIGEKWYHRFKKKAVCLTGREEN
- a CDS encoding carotenoid biosynthesis protein; its protein translation is MRFDTYLFRFFIIWYICGVFLLSFDLVPPWLEWANVVFLITSGLLAAVFFYRTYNKVLGLIFIGVVFSLSMIMESFGVATGLFFGDYVYKTDFGPKLIGVPVTIGFAWLMVIGTSHVLAKPLGEVAGRFAFAVYTLYASLIAVGIDLIIDPVAYDVKEYWVWLDDGFYYGIPFSNYLGWFVLSFVLHTVIFLLGRKNGVWRTTARSDWSRNMRWLYLLMTLMFIIVALVNGLFLASAVSSVCLLVIYSIDFSLRKSRNGGIPREEKTII
- a CDS encoding Cof-type HAD-IIB family hydrolase; its protein translation is MNKIRLIATDMDGTLLNSERKIPQANIEAIRYAESQGVTVAVATGRDFTEAVEPLKEAGLRLPLICVNGAEMRNTNGDILSQVPLGYKLYNKMAPILKEEDVYYEVYTTKGSFTADPQKGLDIVVNIMMSTGEFSSYDEVMRVAEERFQEGAVNVVRNYEEILTDDVKLYKLLAFSENNENRLRAKERLLNLGDITVSASASENLEITHRNATKGFALKNLAERLEVSMENTMAIGDNLNDLSMLEMAGTAVAMENGEEEVKEISHFVTLQNTENGVAEAIYRVLGK
- a CDS encoding NCS2 family permease, yielding MKQQTVNYPWFKKEDTDAFFALFQNNLANFVIISVTMLGMGFPASLVFGKVIPGAAVAVIFGNLYYAYMANRLAQKEGRTNVTALSYGISTPVMFVFLFGVLLPANAFTGDPELAWKIALAACFISGLIEVLASFTGRWLQRTLPRAAMLGALAGVALTFIAGEMLFNTLEMPVVGLFVLAVILLGIVGKVSLPFKIPASLFAVVVGTGLAFSLGYAEWGVVAEGASHLGFYPILPSLAVFEGFAYLFGGMIALLAVLLPITIYNAIETMNNVEAMKAEGDSYNVAECQAVDGAGTMLGALFGGLFPTTVYIATVGAKWMNAGRGYSILNAAVFFIAASFGIIAALSAIIPVAVVAPILVFVGISMVSTAFGKNKQKYYPAVAIAMLPYFANYLMTRFNNEAGTVLNELSPGIVPLGEGAMFTGILLGSITVCIIDHRFKGAALFSFAAAVLSFFGLMHAPEIGIGAAVDFALGYVLVGAFLGSYHLKDLRVVKNAKSVSKAEAA
- a CDS encoding xanthine phosphoribosyltransferase, which produces MKLLKQVIEDQGVVLSDGVLKVDAFLNHGIDPELMSEIGREFAARFEEAGITKILTIESSGIAPSLMTALELKCPLVFARKQKSLTMQDNLYSADVYSFTKEKYQTISVSKDKLTKTDNVLIIDDFLANGQAALGLASIVQDAGASIAGVGIVIEKSFQPGRTLLTGAGLRVESLARIASLSENKVTFVKNEEAESHEATNC